In Spinacia oleracea cultivar Varoflay chromosome 5, BTI_SOV_V1, whole genome shotgun sequence, a single window of DNA contains:
- the LOC110792561 gene encoding uncharacterized protein gives MDIERPHRTTSTSTSELFICFTSRLSKSSSMRLSSKSILSPARAAAVSDIKGSLSTSISRRLRHNGSVRRGAQSPAMFPSSKKNKGSSGFADNPEPSSPKVTCIGQVRVKTKKQGKKMKMRACRSKRLSSGGGAGGGGETSFRRIEHSHSHEGTNQGLQNQQNQQECGLNHRNQRWVHLPLTICEALRTFGSEFSCFSPCKSSCFSSGGFCGGGGDKGEEKETPSPTSCAVFRWLVSLQDGEGDGDGGGKRRRDIELVVGGEEEVENRVMMMERDCSRRRSIFDDMEFDDLFTNNNLKNNDNNGRSGEIIDNDVEYDCDEKGGKLSVCVPPKNALLLMRCRSDPLKMASLSRKLWEVPLPQPDDDVVDDDDDDGVDDNVEHENEEVKVVEREVVLDGKIEEIGEVETGEIKELKTGEIREDETEEIIEVKTEEIVEEIDQVLENFEDLRVFAGEEKNETEEKLIIENREMLEEEKCETLEETQLIEDEIDADECLIEGLLVEEKVEDDKNEQDLVAINLEELLQILAKAEEEERESVALLETDELSIVDEEKEIERERGESSEISASSYSLNSSEESTAESKEREDEEEQEQEKDQVEVVVEEQEQVQVEEDEEARKSMEGENNKKKTLPDCLFLMMCEPKVSMEVSKETWVCSTDFSRWLPERHQKKVANKAAVAAMPPHLVKPQRYEQAAQPPIQPGRSSISFPASGGSVANFIEQKRVKGGGGGGYEPFVLTRCKSAPLRSAAKIPAPEIACSLWGRENGRKLESHRPATFGVGF, from the coding sequence ATGGACATAGAAAGACCTCATAGAACAACAAGCACAAGTACAAGTGAGCTCTTCATTTGCTTCACTTCTCGCCTTTCTAAGTCTTCTTCTATGCGACTCTCTTCCAAATCTATCCTCAGCCCCGCCCGTGCTGCCGCCGTCTCCGATATTAAAGGTTCTCTCTCCACCTCCATCAGCCGCCGGCTCCGCCACAACGGTAGTGTTAGACGTGGAGCTCAATCTCCAGCCATGTTTCCCTCttcaaagaaaaacaagggGTCATCTGGTTTTGCTGACAACCCCGAGCCTTCTTCCCCTAAAGTCACCTGCATTGGTCAGGTTAGAGTGAAGACTAAGAAGCaggggaagaagatgaagatgcGAGCTTGCCGAAGTAAGCGCTTAAGCAGCGGCGGCGGTGCTGGTGGTGGTGGAGAAACGAGTTTTCGACGAATCGAACACTCTCATTCTCATGAAGGGACAAACCAAGGACTCCAGAATCAGCAAAATCAACAAGAATGTGGTTTGAATCATAGGAATCAAAGGTGGGTCCATCTTCCATTGACAATATGTGAAGCTTTGAGAACATTTGGGTCGGAGTTTAGCTGCTTTTCCCCCTGCAAATCGTCTTGTTTTAGTAGTGGTGGTTTTTGCGGCGGTGGGGGAGACAAGGGGGAGGAGAAAGAAACCCCATCTCCGACTTCATGTGCTGTGTTTCGGTGGTTAGTATCTTTACAAGACGGAGAAGGCGACGGTGACGGCGGAGGGAAGAGGAGGAGGGATATTGAATTGGTGGTGGGAGGTGAGGAAGAGGTTGAGAATAGGGTGATGATGATGGAAAGGGACTGTTCTAGAAGGCGGTCGATATTTGATGATATGGAGTTTGATGATTTGTTTACTAATAACAATTTGAagaataatgataataatggaAGAAGTGGTGAAATTATTGATAATGATGTTGAATATGATTGTGATGAAAAGGGTGGGAAATTAAGTGTATGTGTTCCTCCTAAGAATGCATTGTTGTTAATGAGGTGTAGATCTGATCCGTTGAAGATGGCTTCTCTTTCAAGGAAGCTTTGGGAGGTTCCTCTTCCTCAACcagatgatgatgttgttgatgatgatgatgatgatggtgttgATGATAATGTTGAACATGAGAATGAAGAAGTTAAGGTAGTCGAGAGGGAAGTTGTATTGGATGGGAAAATAGAGGAAATTGGAGAAGTGGAAACAGGGGAAATTAAGGAACTTAAAACAGGGGAAATTAGGGAAGACGAAACAGAGGAAATTATTGAGGTAAAAACAGAAGAAATTGTAGAGGAAATCGATCAGGTTTTGGAAAATTTTGAAGATTTGCGGGTATTCGCCGGTGAAGAAAAGAATGAAACGGAGGAAAAACTGATTATTGAAAACAGAGAAATGTTAGAAGAGGAAAAATGTGAAACTTTGGAAGAAACCCAGTTGATTGAAGATGAAATTGATGCAGATGAGTGTTTAATTGAGGGGTTATTGGTTGAAGAGAAGGTTGAAGATGATAAGAATGAGCAAGATTTGGTTGCAATTAATTTAGAGGAATTACTTCAAATATTAGCCAAGGcggaagaagaagagagagaaagtgttgcATTATTAGAAACCGACGAACTTTCAATTGTTGACGAAGAAAAggaaatagaaagagaaagaggTGAAAGCAGTGAGATATCTGCATCTTCTTATTCTTTGAATTCTTCAGAAGAGTCAACAGCCGAGTCAAAAGAGAGAGAAGATGaggaagaacaagaacaagagaaAGACCAGGTTGAAGTTGTTGttgaagaacaagaacaagtacaaGTTGAAGAAGACGAAGAAGCAAGAAAGTCAATGGAAGGagaaaataataagaagaaaACTTTGCCagattgtttgtttttaatgatgtgtgagcctaaggtgtcaatggAAGTGTCCAAAGAAACATGGGTATGTAGCACTGATTTCAGTCGGTGGTTACCAGAGCGCCACCAGAAGAAGGTGGCTAATAAGGCGGCTGTGGCGGCGATGCCTCCTCATCTTGTCAAACCTCAACGTTACGAACAAGCGGCTCAGCCTCCTATTCAGCCAGGTAGGTCTTCAATATCTTTCCCAGCCAGTGGTGGGTCCGTGGCAAACTTCATAGAGCAGAAGCGAGTGAAaggcggcggcggcggcggttACGAGCCGTTCGTTTTGACAAGGTGTAAGTCGGCGCCGTTAAGATCAGCCGCTAAGATTCCGGCACCGGAGATAGCTTGCAGCTTGTGGGGAAGAGAGAATGGTCGGAAACTGGAGTCGCATCGTCCGGCAACATTTGGCGTTGGCTTCTGA
- the LOC130461288 gene encoding uncharacterized protein, with product MERIKIPTGRYDGTTDPEDHCTTFEQHMMLYTDSDAMWCKVFPSTLLGVAASWYKGIEAHSIYSFRQLQASFLSRFVSKQKRKKSSGELMSFAQRDREPLRDYLTRFNNESITIPNLQQEVAVLALMRGMQECEFKKYLSRKSYTNLGDVLHKANEYIRGDEMMKISNVVVATGGNVGYNPGYNPQTGKGGNNFHQSNNQQGAGQRNQNNRNANPQGQRGRQDRRESRGLFDNYTPLNTPRTAIYNINNKMDGWRRPPPMQSRERNVKKFCDFHNEHGHLTEDCRDLKDNIEDMVRKGYFSQYRARQGNGNNNSVGGNPTNSYRPQQQNQQQYPRIEQPYQPPRIEQKQPETSARAEQRDGGKKPPVYVISGGPVHGGTISGASRSLEEHRHMVNFHNTRVWPNPPSIPVMTFSESDCRGIIFPHDDPLVLTIDIANADVNRVLVDGGSSANIIFWEAFKQLHIPEDELQRVNYPVIGFSGSTVYPEGSIRLPVKIGEGSEMRDLMVDFLIIKVPAAYNVIIGRPFIHDVQAVVSTYHLTMIYMSNLERPAKIRGSQLAARSCYLTALRTPGRMVPEVNLTTEPARQEIHLTTKPARQEQLSKRKNRTKRGRTDLNMEHFDERPVSAPRPMPDGMTENIELEAGNMDRTVVIGTEMGSDMKVNLISLLREHADIFAFSADEMPGIDPEIMVHRLNADRNVRPVRQKKRNFSTEKMTAIQEEVDKLLAAGFIEPCDYPEWLANVVMVKKSSGSWRMCVDFTNLNRACPKDFYPLPRIDRLVDSTSGHAMLSFLDAFSGYHQVSLHKSDRKKAAFITDAGVFCYKAMPFGLKNAGATYQRLVDKVFADQKGRNVEVYVDDSIVKSRKEEDHVSDLRETFETLRKYRMKLNPKKCVFGVRSGKFLVFLVSERGIDANPEKVEAIISLPQPKSIKDIQRLTGKMAALNRFVSKSADKQMPFFTTLRQNKKFKWGPAEQEAFEALKSHLKNLPTIARAKEGGKLQLYISASPKTVAAVLVAETENKGQQPVYFVSHVLNGPETRYTLVEKMAYTVLIAARKLRPYFDAHTIEVLTNFPLEKAISKLDTSGRLLKWAIELSEFDLEFRPRTAIKAQALADFIVEASYQEDEVQAEVWDVSVDGSAAQTGSGAGIIMKSPAGDIFEYAIKFTFNASNNEAEYEAAIAGIQMCLAADAKRVILTTDSQLVASQFSGEYEAKEPSMVKYLEKLRSVSAQLEKFSINLVPRAENTLADALSKLASSNVADLKRTVMMEVMNKRSTESEIIRVMAITTTSEWYDNIQTYIQTGALPADFAEAKKTRRDSAWYIILWGRLYKKSFSLPFLRCLTAFESARLIEEMHEGTCRNHAGGKPLAIICQRQGYYWPTMLEDCRAYVKKCEKCQKFSAVINLPANDLMPILNPIPFAQWGMDIVGPFPMAAGGRKFLIVAVDYFTKWIEAEPVAKITANQVKKFIWKNIITRFGLPQAIVFDHGSQFDCAPIQCFLGLYRVKLAHSSVCHPQSNGQAEAANKQILAALKKKLEDCKGKWADLMPEILWCNRTAIKEATGESPFKLSFGSEAVIPAEMALPTMRIHHYDEERNDQLLRHQLDFMPEIRMKAEVSSAAYKSRMSRAYNKKVKHRPLGVGDLVLRRTAATGKGNAQGKLTANWEGPYQIWEEIVPGSYRLMQMDGTALKNSWNASTLRKYYV from the coding sequence ATGGAAAGGATAAAAATCCCGACAGGGAGATACGATGGGACGACAGATCCGGAGGATCACTGCACCACATTCGAACAACACATGATGTTGTACACTGATTCTGATGCCATGTGGTGCAAAGTGTTCCCATCCACACTCCTAGGAGTTGCAGCGAGCTGGTATAAGGGCATAGAGGCACACTCCATATACAGCTTCCGACAGCTGCAGGCGTCGTTTTTGTCACGATTTGTGAGCaaacagaagagaaagaaatcATCGGGAGAGTTGATGTCGTTCGCTCAAAGAGATAGAGAGCCGTTAAGGGATTATCTCACCCGCTTTAACAACGAGTCAATCACTATCCCCAATTTGCAGCAGGAGGTTGCCGTTCTGGCTCTTATGAGGGGAATGCAAGAGTGCGAATTCAAGAAATATCTCAGCCGAAAGTCATACACCAATCTGGGTGACGTCCTGCACAAAGCCAACGAGTACATCAGGGGGGATGAAATGATGAAGATCTCCAATGTGGTAGTGGCAACCGGCGGAAATGTCGGGTACAATCCAGGCTATAACCCACAGACGGGAAAAGGAGGAAACAATTTTCATCAGAGCAATAATCAGCAAGGGGCAGGGcagagaaaccagaataacagaAATGCCAATCCACAAGGGCAGAGAGGCCGGCAAGACAGAAGGGAGTCCAGAGGACTCTTTGATAACTACACTCCGCTGAATACACCGCGGACGgcaatttataacataaacaaCAAGATGGATGGCTGGAGAAGGCCGCCACCAATGCAGAGTAGGGAAAGGAATGTCAAGAAATTCTGTGACTTCCATAATGAGCACGGCCACCTAACAGAGGACTGCAGAGACctcaaagacaacattgaggatatGGTCAGAAAGGGGTATTTCTCACAGTATAGGGCAAGGCAGGGAAATGGTAACAACAACTCGGTGGGAGGAAACCCTACCAATTCATACCGGCCACAAcagcaaaatcaacaacaataccCTAGAATCGAGCAACCATATCAGCCGCCTAGAATAGAGCAAAAACAGCCGGAAACCAGTGCCAGAGCAGAACAGAGGGATGGCGGGAAAAAACCACCCGTGTATGTAATTTCTGGCGGCCCAGTCCACGGAGGGACAATAAGCGGCGCCAGTAGAAGCTTGGAGGAACACAGGCACATGGTAAACTTTCATAACACAAGAGTGTGGCCTAACCCACCCAGCATACCAGTGATGACATTCTCGGAATCGGATTGCAGAGGCATCATTTTCCCGCATGATGACCCACTAGTTCTTACAATTGATATAGCAAATGCCGATGTGAACAGAGTACTGGTAGACGGCGGCAGCTCAGCAAACATCATCTTCTGGGAAGCTTTCAAACAATTGCACATACCAGAGGACGAACTTCAAAGGGTAAACTACCCAGTAATCGGTTTCTCAGGATCTACAGTGTACCCAGAGGGTAGTATAAGGCTGCCGGTGAAAATCGGAGAAGGATCCGAAATGCGAGATCTCATGGTGGATTTCCTAATCATTAAAGTGCCAGCGGCCTACAATGTGATCATCGGTCGCCCATTCATACATGACGTGCAGGCGGTAGTCTCCACCTATCACTTGACAATGATATATATGTCGAACCTGGAAAGGCCGGCAAAGATAAGGGGAAGTCAGTTGGCGGCAAGGTCCTGCTACTTGACCGCTTTGAGAACACCGGGAAGAATGGTCCCAGAAGTGAACTTGACTACTGAACCGGCAAGGCAAGAGATACACTTGACTACTAAGCCGGCAAGGCAAGAACAACTGTCAAAAAGAAAGAACCGCACAAAAAGGGGTCGAACCGACCTAAACATGGAACACTTTGATGAAAGGCCGGTATCAGCACCAAGACCAATGCCAGATGGTATGACAGAAAATATCGAGCTGGAGGCTGGAAACATGGATAGAACAGTCGTGATCGGTACGGAAATGGGGAGTGACATGAAGGTCAACCTCATAAGCTTGCTGAGAGAGCACGCTGACATCTTCGCATTCTCGGCGGATGAGATGCCTGGTATCGATCCAGAGATAATGGTTCACCGATTAAACGCCGACAGAAATGTTAGGCCTGTACGGCAGAAAAAACGTAATTTCTCCACGGAAAAAATGACAGCAATACAAGAAGAGGTGGATAAACTTCTGGCGGCAGGTTTCATTGAGCCATGTGACTACCCCGAATGGTTGGCAAACGTGGTAATGGTAAAAAAGTCAAGTGGGTCAtggagaatgtgcgtagatttcaccaACCTTAACAGAGCATGTCCGAAAGATTTCTACCCCCTGCCACGGATTGATAGGCTGGTAGACTCCACTAGCGGTCACGCAATGCTCAGTTTCCTAGATGCTTTCTCAGGGTATCATCAGGTCAGCCTGCATAAATCAGATAGGAAGAAGGCGGCCTTTATCACAGATGCAGGAGTTTTCTGTTATAAGGCGATGCCGTTCGGGTTGAAAAATGCAGGGGCAACATATCAAAGGCTGGTTGACAAGGTGTTTGCCGACCAAAAAGGCAGAAACGTGGAGGTCTATGTAGATGACTCTATCGTAAAAAGCCGGAAGGAGGAGGATCATGTTAGCGACCTCCGAGAAACTTTTGAAACTTTGAGAAAATACAGGatgaaattaaacccaaaaaaatgcgtcttcggagtAAGGTCGGGAAAATTCCTGGTTTTCTTGGTCAGCGAGCGTGGCATAGACGCCAACCCTGAAAAAGTAGAAGCAATCATCAGTCTGCCGCAACCCAAGAGCATAAAAGACATACAACGGCTGACAGGAAAAATGGCCGCCTTAAACAGATTTGTGAGCAAGTCGGCAGATAAGCAAATGCCCTTCTTCACAACCCTGAGGCAAAACAAGAAGTTCAAATGGGGGCCGGCAGAGCAAGAGGCCTTTGAAGCTCTAAAAAGTCACTTAAAAAACCTGCCAACAATAGCAAGGGCAAAAGAGGGCGGCAAATTACAACTGTACATATCGGCGTCGCCAAAGACAGTTGCAGCAGTACTGGTAGCCGAAACAGAAAACAAAGGGCAGCAGCCGGTATATTTTGTGAGCCATGTGCTAAACGGCCCAGAAACAAGGTACACGTTGGTGGAAAAAATGGCATATACAGTCCTCATCGCGGCTAGAAAGTTAAGACCATACTTTGATGCGCATACAATCGAAGTGCTAACAAACTTTCCTCTCGAAAAAGCCATCAGCAAGCTAGATACATCAGGCCGGTTGCTAAAATGGGCAATAGAGTTGTCCGAGTTTGACTTGGAATTCCGGCCAAGAACTGCAATCAAAGCCCAGGCATTGGCGGACTTCATAGTTGAAGCGTCATACCAAGAGGATGAAGTACAAGCTGAAGTATGGGATGTGTCAGTGGATGGTTCAGCTGCACAGACAGGCAGTGGGGCTGGAATAATCATGAAATCGCCAGCAGGAGACATTTTTGAGTATGCTATAAAGTTTACGTTTAACGCGTCAAAtaacgaagcagaatacgaggcaGCAATTGCCGGCATCCAAATGTGCCTCGCAGCAGATGCCAAAAGAGTAATACTGACAACAGACTCCCAGCTGGTAGCAAGTCAATTCAGCGGAGAATATGAGGCCAAAGAACCTTCGATGGTCAAATACCTGGAGAAGTTGAGGTCGGTGTCGGCTCAGCTAGAGAAATTCAGCATTAATCTGGTACCCCGAGCAGAGAACACACTGGCAGACGCCCTATCAAAGttagcaagttcaaatgtcGCTGACTTGAAAAGAACAGTCATGATGGAAGTCATGAATAAGCGAAGTACGGAGTCGGAGATAATACGGGTCATGGCCATCACAACCACCTCAGAATGGTACGATAATATCCAAACATACATACAGACTGGAGCCCTACCAGCAGATTTTGCAGAGGCCAAAAAGACAAGAAGGGACTCGGCTTGGTACATCATCCTGTGGGGACGGTTGTACAAAAAGTCATTTAGCCTGCCATTCTTAAGGTGCCTGACAGCATTCGAGTCAGCAAGGCTGATCGAAGAGATGCACGAAGGAACATGTAGAAACCATGCCGGTGGAAAACCCCTTGCCATCATCTGTCAAAGGCAAGGCTATTACTGGCCAACAATGTTAGAAGATTGTCGAGCTTATGTAAAAAAGTGCGAGAAATGTCAAAAGTTTTCAGCTGTAATAAACTTGCCGGCCAATGATTTGATGCCCATTCTGAACCCAATCCCATTCGCACaatggggaatggatattgTTGGACCATTCCCAATGGCGGCTGGAGGGCGCAAGTTCTTGATAGTAGCAGTggactacttcaccaagtggatagaagcagagcCGGTAGCAAAAATAACGGCAAACCAGGTGAAAAAATTCatatggaaaaatataataacgAGATTCGGGCTGCCGCAGGCAATAGTTTTTGATCATGGATCACAGTTTGATTGTGCACCCATACAATGCTTCCTGGGATTGTACAGAGTAAAGTTAGCTCACTCATCAGTATGTCACCCACAGAGCAATGGGCAAGCAGAGGCGGCGAATAAGCAAATCCTGGCTGCTCTGAAAAAGAAACTAGAGGACTGTAAAGGCAAATGGGCAGATCTTATGCCAGAAATTCTGTGGTGCAACAGAACTGCTATCAAGGAGGCTACCGGCGAGAGTCCGTTCAAATTGAGCTTCGGGTCTGAGGCTGTCATACCGGCAGAAATGGCTCTGCCAACCATGCGAATCCATCACTACGATGAGGAGAGAAACGATCAGCTGCTGCGACACCAGTTGGATTTCATGCCAGAAATCCGCATGAAAGCAGAAGTAAGTTCGGCAGCATATAAAAGCAGAATGAGCAGagcatacaacaagaaagtgaaGCATCGGCCTCTAGGAGTGGGAGACCTGGTATTGCGGAGAACGGCGGCAACAGGAAAAGGAAATGCTCAAGGAAAGCTGACAGccaattgggaaggaccataccagaTATGGGAGGAAATAGTCCCTGGATCATACCGGTTAATGCAAATGGATGGTACCGCGCTCAAAAACTCCTGGAACGCCAGTACTCTGAGAAAGTACTATGTTTGA